One Nostoc punctiforme PCC 73102 DNA window includes the following coding sequences:
- a CDS encoding SDR family NAD(P)-dependent oxidoreductase, translating into MNINYQNLPIFTLFIIGALLSSLLLDRWWRDRIYNLNGKTVLITGGSRGLGLVMARQLIQAGARLAICARDPEELERSRIELEQRGGEVLAVPCDVTDKTQVEQMVQQVRDRFGAIDILINNAGVDFVGPMDLMTVEDYDDAMKLHFWAPLYASYAVLPQMRERHQGRIVNISSIGGKVVFPHMLPYCASKFALTGLSEGMRAELAQEGISVTTVCPGLIRTGAPENVIFKGQHRKEYAWFSISDSLPLLSMSAEVVAYKTIAALKRGDAEIILSLPAQIATRFHGLFPGLNTNLLTWVNWLLPAASGGIGTERALGKDSHSFLSPSWLTYLSNRAARRNNTITRNEENGDRADRQIVQPTPQTTTEQPKIQLIQPSQASPEIQACFNDIQDTLGIPWTPANWRAYAMYPSVMQLFWQRLKPAMQTEAFLEDAIAISEHVYRDINDWYQPGYQIEVEQAQQHHIRQELNAFIFGNPQLLIQQIALSKTLAGEIVGQDGSIDSRHGPNAYRHHQIQLIDEQSAQEISPEMPQVYQDIKQTLGVPIVNSDYQALARWPAFFLAAWSDIKVWRERPEYQLLVQDVVQKAEEAASRLSPAVWVGEREVEDILDNPDNFEQIQQMVQMFKDILPELIVQNALFHFGLRRVQSVKGIGSSQL; encoded by the coding sequence ATGAATATAAACTATCAAAATTTACCAATTTTTACACTATTCATCATTGGCGCATTGTTGAGTTCGCTGTTATTGGATCGCTGGTGGCGCGATCGCATCTATAACTTGAACGGTAAAACTGTACTGATTACAGGTGGCTCGCGGGGGCTAGGGCTAGTTATGGCACGCCAGTTGATTCAAGCAGGAGCGCGTTTGGCGATTTGTGCCCGCGATCCAGAAGAATTGGAGCGATCGCGTATTGAACTAGAACAACGAGGTGGAGAGGTTCTGGCTGTACCTTGTGATGTGACTGACAAAACTCAGGTTGAGCAGATGGTACAACAGGTACGCGATCGCTTCGGCGCGATCGACATCTTAATCAACAACGCTGGCGTTGATTTTGTCGGTCCAATGGATCTGATGACGGTGGAGGACTACGACGATGCGATGAAGTTGCATTTTTGGGCACCGCTTTACGCCAGCTATGCAGTTTTGCCCCAAATGCGCGAACGACATCAAGGGCGGATAGTTAACATTTCCTCAATTGGTGGTAAGGTCGTTTTCCCCCACATGCTGCCATACTGTGCTAGCAAGTTTGCCTTAACTGGATTATCAGAAGGAATGCGGGCAGAATTGGCTCAGGAGGGAATTAGTGTTACAACCGTATGTCCTGGTTTAATCCGCACAGGCGCTCCTGAAAATGTCATATTTAAAGGTCAGCACCGTAAGGAATATGCCTGGTTCAGTATTAGTGATTCTTTGCCCTTGCTCTCAATGAGTGCTGAAGTTGTAGCTTACAAAACTATTGCTGCCTTAAAGCGAGGTGACGCAGAAATAATTCTGTCCCTTCCGGCTCAGATTGCTACCAGATTTCATGGACTGTTTCCAGGGCTAAATACTAATTTGCTTACTTGGGTAAATTGGTTACTACCTGCCGCATCGGGTGGTATTGGTACAGAGCGAGCATTGGGAAAAGACAGTCATTCTTTCTTGTCGCCCTCTTGGTTAACCTATTTGAGTAACAGAGCTGCACGGCGGAATAACACAATTACTAGAAACGAGGAAAATGGCGATCGAGCAGATCGGCAGATTGTGCAGCCAACTCCACAGACAACAACTGAGCAACCCAAAATCCAGTTAATCCAGCCTTCTCAAGCATCACCTGAAATTCAAGCCTGTTTCAACGATATCCAAGACACATTGGGAATCCCTTGGACACCTGCTAACTGGCGTGCCTATGCGATGTATCCTTCAGTGATGCAGTTGTTTTGGCAACGTCTCAAACCTGCGATGCAAACCGAAGCATTTTTAGAGGATGCGATCGCAATTAGTGAGCATGTTTATCGTGATATCAATGATTGGTATCAACCAGGTTATCAGATTGAAGTAGAACAAGCACAGCAACATCATATCCGACAAGAACTTAACGCTTTTATTTTTGGGAATCCGCAACTACTCATCCAGCAGATTGCACTGAGCAAGACGCTTGCAGGTGAGATAGTAGGTCAGGATGGCAGTATAGATTCCCGACATGGGCCAAATGCTTATCGTCATCACCAAATTCAACTGATAGATGAGCAGTCAGCTCAAGAAATTTCGCCAGAAATGCCACAGGTTTATCAAGACATTAAACAAACTCTGGGTGTACCGATTGTCAACTCCGATTACCAAGCATTAGCACGATGGCCGGCTTTCTTTCTGGCAGCTTGGTCAGACATCAAGGTTTGGCGAGAGCGACCGGAGTATCAACTTCTCGTGCAAGATGTCGTGCAGAAAGCAGAAGAAGCTGCTAGCCGCCTGTCTCCTGCTGTGTGGGTTGGTGAGCGAGAAGTAGAAGATATTCTCGATAACCCTGATAATTTCGAGCAGATTCAACAAATGGTACAGATGTTCAAGGATATATTGCCGGAACTAATCGTGCAGAATGCTCTGTTTCATTTTGGTCTAAGAAGAGTTCAATCAGTGAAGGGAATAGGGAGTAGTCAGTTG
- a CDS encoding pyridoxal phosphate-dependent aminotransferase → MKLAARVSQVTPSLTLAIAAKAKALKAEGIDVCSFSAGEPDFDTPAHIKAAAVKALDEGKTKYGAAAGEPKLREAIAHKLKNDNGLDYKSENVIVTNGGKHSLYNLIVALIDLGDEVIIPAPYWLSYPEMVTLVGGVAVIVPTDATTGYKITPEQLRKAITPKTKLFILNSPSNPTGMVYTPDEIKALAQVVVDADIFVVSDEIYEKILYDGAEHISIGSLGKEIFDRTLISNGFAKAYSMTGWRIGYLAGPVEIIKAASTIQGHSTSNVCTFAQYGAIAALQSSQDCVEEMRQAFAKRRQVMLDRLNAIPGLSTAKPDGAFYLFPDISKTGLKSLEFCDALLEKHQVAVIPGIAFGADDNIRLSYATDMATIEKGMDRLEKFVKSRI, encoded by the coding sequence ATGAAGCTGGCAGCAAGAGTAAGTCAGGTAACACCTTCATTGACCTTAGCGATCGCAGCCAAGGCTAAGGCACTGAAGGCAGAAGGAATAGATGTTTGTAGTTTTAGCGCTGGAGAACCAGATTTTGATACCCCAGCGCATATTAAAGCCGCAGCAGTCAAAGCTTTGGATGAAGGCAAAACCAAGTATGGTGCAGCAGCCGGAGAACCAAAGTTAAGGGAAGCGATCGCCCATAAGCTCAAAAATGATAACGGTCTTGATTACAAGTCGGAGAATGTCATCGTCACTAATGGCGGTAAGCATTCTCTGTACAACTTGATAGTGGCGTTAATCGATCTAGGCGATGAGGTAATTATCCCTGCACCCTACTGGCTAAGTTATCCCGAAATGGTGACTTTAGTCGGTGGAGTTGCAGTAATTGTACCCACAGATGCCACGACGGGTTATAAAATTACTCCCGAACAACTCCGTAAAGCAATCACCCCCAAAACAAAGTTATTTATCCTCAACTCTCCATCTAATCCCACAGGGATGGTTTACACGCCAGACGAAATCAAAGCACTGGCGCAGGTAGTAGTTGATGCAGATATCTTTGTCGTCTCTGATGAGATTTACGAAAAGATCCTCTACGACGGTGCAGAACATATCAGCATCGGTTCTCTTGGAAAGGAAATTTTTGATCGCACTTTGATCAGTAATGGGTTTGCGAAGGCTTATTCTATGACTGGTTGGAGAATCGGCTATTTAGCGGGGCCAGTGGAAATTATTAAAGCAGCAAGTACCATCCAAGGGCATAGTACATCTAACGTGTGTACCTTTGCTCAATATGGTGCGATCGCAGCGCTACAAAGTTCTCAAGATTGCGTCGAAGAAATGCGCCAAGCCTTCGCCAAACGCCGACAGGTAATGCTAGACAGACTCAATGCCATTCCCGGATTGAGTACCGCAAAACCAGATGGCGCGTTTTATCTGTTCCCTGATATCAGCAAAACCGGTCTAAAATCCCTAGAATTTTGTGACGCTTTGTTGGAAAAACATCAAGTTGCAGTCATTCCTGGAATTGCTTTTGGCGCTGATGACAACATTCGCCTTTCCTACGCTACAGATATGGCAACCATTGAAAAGGGAATGGATAGGTTAGAGAAATTTGTCAAGTCACGTATTTAG
- a CDS encoding M48 family metallopeptidase produces MLPVRAKPVQPKKPAPTATTIYQQAKKELPEDFYTLYRVIDRVARANELDNRPWRVVAVPKYDVNAYASDVNLVAIYDGILDQLAGDSSALACVVAHEMGHHTKRHIAVGEAKKTELIAKIQEEATKEVLGEREAANQESTAANVGGAVVNRVVGGTFGGLLGSVLGNQGAQRQVESQQRINEIVEKKKKELEQRLAEQERQQEFEADEIGYIASVKAGFEPEGCLRVMQVLAQTPGSEFDTTHPAVPKRIEAIKALIIKYPPQTLAKEGEARISKTKPLTYNISKDKTSLRINSVRGGSQADDIERRFGK; encoded by the coding sequence ATGCTGCCAGTCAGAGCTAAACCAGTCCAACCAAAGAAACCGGCACCCACAGCTACAACAATTTACCAGCAAGCTAAAAAAGAATTACCTGAAGATTTTTATACCCTCTATCGCGTTATAGATAGAGTAGCACGTGCCAACGAATTAGATAATCGTCCTTGGCGGGTTGTGGCTGTTCCCAAGTATGATGTCAATGCCTATGCTAGTGACGTTAATTTGGTTGCTATTTACGATGGCATACTTGACCAGTTAGCTGGTGATTCTTCAGCATTAGCTTGTGTAGTTGCCCATGAAATGGGACATCACACCAAGCGTCACATTGCTGTTGGTGAAGCTAAAAAAACTGAGTTGATTGCCAAAATTCAAGAAGAAGCAACCAAAGAAGTACTGGGAGAAAGAGAAGCTGCAAACCAAGAGTCAACAGCTGCTAACGTTGGCGGTGCCGTCGTGAATCGTGTAGTTGGAGGAACTTTTGGTGGTTTGCTGGGTTCAGTTCTTGGTAATCAAGGCGCTCAACGACAAGTAGAATCACAGCAACGCATTAATGAGATTGTCGAGAAAAAGAAAAAAGAGTTAGAACAGCGTTTAGCAGAACAAGAACGACAACAAGAGTTTGAAGCTGATGAAATTGGCTACATAGCTTCTGTGAAAGCAGGCTTTGAACCAGAAGGATGTTTAAGAGTAATGCAGGTTTTGGCTCAAACTCCTGGTTCTGAATTTGATACAACTCATCCAGCAGTACCCAAACGGATTGAGGCAATCAAAGCTTTAATTATTAAGTATCCACCCCAGACTTTGGCTAAAGAGGGTGAAGCGCGAATATCTAAGACAAAGCCTTTAACTTATAACATTTCTAAAGATAAGACCTCGTTACGGATTAACTCAGTTCGCGGTGGTTCCCAAGCAGATGATATAGAGCGCCGCTTTGGTAAATAA
- a CDS encoding class I fructose-bisphosphate aldolase yields MTTTLIESSSIESLLGKEAEDLLTYKAKVSQNLLHLPGPDFVDRIWINSDRNPQVLRNLQLLYSTGRLANTGYLSILPVDQGIEHSAGASFAPNPIYFDPENIVRLAIAAGCNAVATTLGVLGIVSRKYAHKIPFIAKINHNELLTFPNQFDQVLFADVEQAWNLGAAAVGATIYFGSDQSTRQIQEISKAFKRAHELGMATILWCYLRNNAFKQDKDYHLAADLTGQANHLGVTIEADIIKQKLPENNNGYGAVAKASGKSYGKTDERVYTELTTDHPIDLTRYQVLNCYSGRVGLINSGGATGKNDFAEAIRTAVINKRAGGSGLISGRKTFQRPFEEGVKLFHTIQDVYLSPDVTIA; encoded by the coding sequence ATGACTACAACGCTCATAGAGTCTAGTTCTATCGAGTCATTACTAGGTAAAGAGGCTGAAGACCTGCTTACCTACAAAGCAAAGGTTTCTCAGAATTTACTACACTTGCCGGGGCCAGACTTTGTAGATCGAATCTGGATCAACAGCGATCGCAATCCTCAAGTATTGCGTAATCTCCAGCTACTTTATTCTACTGGTCGTCTGGCAAACACAGGTTATCTCTCGATTTTACCTGTAGACCAAGGGATTGAACATTCTGCGGGTGCGTCTTTTGCGCCCAATCCAATTTACTTTGACCCAGAAAATATTGTCAGATTAGCGATCGCCGCAGGTTGCAATGCTGTTGCTACCACTTTAGGAGTATTGGGTATAGTTTCGCGCAAGTATGCTCACAAAATTCCCTTCATTGCCAAGATCAATCACAACGAATTGCTGACTTTCCCCAATCAATTTGACCAGGTATTGTTTGCTGATGTGGAACAAGCTTGGAATTTAGGGGCGGCGGCAGTAGGTGCGACAATCTACTTTGGTTCAGACCAGTCTACCAGACAGATTCAGGAAATCAGCAAAGCTTTTAAACGCGCCCATGAATTAGGGATGGCGACTATTCTCTGGTGCTATCTGCGGAATAACGCCTTTAAACAAGATAAAGATTATCACCTTGCGGCTGACCTCACCGGACAGGCGAATCATTTAGGTGTGACGATTGAAGCTGATATCATCAAACAAAAGTTACCCGAAAATAACAATGGTTACGGTGCAGTTGCCAAAGCCAGTGGTAAGAGTTACGGCAAAACAGATGAGCGCGTTTATACAGAACTGACAACCGATCACCCAATTGATTTAACTCGTTACCAAGTACTAAATTGCTACTCTGGGCGCGTAGGGTTGATTAATTCTGGTGGTGCGACTGGTAAGAATGACTTTGCCGAAGCAATTCGCACCGCCGTAATCAACAAACGCGCTGGTGGTTCGGGATTAATTTCTGGGCGAAAGACCTTCCAGCGTCCTTTTGAGGAAGGTGTGAAGTTATTTCATACCATTCAAGATGTTTACTTATCGCCAGATGTGACAATAGCTTAA
- a CDS encoding Hsp20/alpha crystallin family protein, with product MPLIRWEPFKEAEIMQRQINRLFDQMLSSQESDRLQGGVAHRGDIIAFTPPAEIHETSDAFKLRIELPGLKPDDLDVKVSPEAVEISGERRFETTTEEKGIRRSEFRYGSFGRIIPLSTRIQNDKVQAEFKDGVLCLTLPKAQSEQNRVVKVNLSDSTNGQSQQLGNGHSQPTNEKESLQAEETVASNPQ from the coding sequence ATGCCTTTAATTCGTTGGGAACCCTTTAAAGAAGCAGAAATTATGCAGCGGCAAATAAATCGATTATTCGATCAAATGCTGTCATCTCAAGAGAGCGATCGCCTACAGGGGGGCGTAGCCCATCGCGGCGATATTATTGCATTTACACCTCCTGCCGAAATCCACGAGACTAGCGATGCCTTTAAACTACGCATCGAATTACCTGGCTTAAAACCAGATGATTTGGATGTGAAAGTGTCCCCAGAAGCAGTTGAGATCAGTGGGGAACGCAGATTTGAAACCACTACTGAAGAAAAAGGCATTCGTCGCTCTGAGTTTCGCTATGGTAGCTTTGGGCGGATAATCCCCTTGTCTACACGGATTCAGAACGACAAAGTGCAAGCAGAATTTAAAGACGGTGTGCTGTGTCTAACTTTACCTAAAGCCCAGTCCGAACAGAATCGCGTGGTCAAGGTTAATCTGAGTGACAGCACAAACGGACAATCACAGCAATTAGGCAACGGTCATTCTCAGCCTACCAATGAGAAAGAGTCCCTACAGGCAGAGGAAACTGTGGCATCTAATCCTCAATAG
- a CDS encoding DUF1392 domain-containing protein produces the protein MINQITFLESCWHLSPPWGQTMPPLAVQILEEVFLSSSDLPGYCCGVHWEGQEWVYAIFCLGEILYLSSKEFHPTNVFKNGVVPTSLFKLGDMVEVDFTPQPTRRIIQGIFRLKSSWLYGVEWCTPIMEETALSQSQFIWLADVDLVKV, from the coding sequence ATGATTAACCAGATTACATTTTTGGAATCCTGCTGGCATCTTTCCCCTCCGTGGGGTCAAACCATGCCTCCATTAGCAGTTCAGATACTAGAAGAAGTTTTCCTGTCAAGCTCTGATCTGCCAGGCTATTGCTGCGGTGTTCACTGGGAAGGACAGGAATGGGTTTATGCAATTTTTTGCCTTGGTGAAATACTTTACTTGTCTTCTAAAGAATTTCATCCAACAAATGTATTCAAAAACGGTGTTGTTCCTACTTCGCTTTTTAAATTAGGCGATATGGTTGAAGTTGATTTTACTCCCCAACCGACACGTCGTATTATTCAAGGAATTTTTAGGCTCAAAAGCAGTTGGCTTTACGGTGTGGAGTGGTGTACCCCAATTATGGAAGAAACGGCATTGAGTCAAAGTCAATTCATCTGGCTTGCTGATGTTGATTTAGTAAAAGTGTAG
- a CDS encoding cyanophycinase — protein sequence MEVNSKQELIIIGGAEDKKEDCQILREFVRRAGGTKAKIVIMTAATELPRDVGENYIRVFEKLGAEDARIVDTETRDDAYSSTALEAVSKATGIFFTGGDQARITSILKDTELDTAIHKRFAEGAVIAGTSAGAAVMPDKMIVEGDSQTNPRMEIVEMGPGLGFLPGVVIDQHFLQRGRLGRLISALVQEPADLGFGIDENTAMVVTDKQIEIIGEGSVTIVDVQDTYNNMGEILKDEALAICGAKLHILPHGYKFDLKTRQPILNNGYIPDVPVLANSEKI from the coding sequence ATGGAAGTTAATAGCAAACAAGAACTCATCATTATTGGAGGAGCTGAAGATAAAAAGGAAGATTGTCAAATACTACGCGAGTTTGTACGACGTGCTGGAGGTACGAAAGCAAAAATAGTAATTATGACAGCAGCGACAGAACTACCTAGAGATGTTGGAGAAAATTATATTAGAGTATTTGAAAAGCTAGGAGCTGAAGATGCTCGTATTGTTGATACGGAAACTCGTGATGACGCATATTCTTCTACGGCATTAGAAGCTGTCAGCAAAGCTACAGGAATATTCTTTACTGGAGGAGATCAAGCTCGAATCACAAGCATTCTTAAAGATACTGAACTTGACACAGCTATTCATAAGCGTTTTGCTGAAGGAGCAGTTATTGCAGGCACAAGCGCAGGAGCAGCTGTGATGCCAGATAAAATGATTGTAGAAGGCGATTCTCAAACTAACCCTCGGATGGAAATTGTCGAGATGGGGCCAGGTTTAGGCTTTCTACCGGGAGTAGTAATTGACCAACATTTTTTACAACGTGGACGCTTAGGGCGCTTAATTTCAGCTTTGGTACAAGAGCCTGCTGATTTAGGATTTGGTATTGATGAGAATACTGCGATGGTAGTTACTGATAAACAAATTGAAATCATTGGTGAAGGTTCAGTCACAATTGTCGATGTACAGGATACATATAACAATATGGGCGAAATCTTAAAGGATGAGGCTTTAGCGATTTGTGGAGCAAAGCTTCATATCTTACCGCATGGCTATAAATTTGATTTGAAAACCCGCCAACCTATCTTAAATAATGGCTATATCCCAGATGTGCCTGTATTAGCAAATTCAGAAAAGATTTAA
- a CDS encoding thioredoxin family protein — MSTDSPVNSSDKSESSLGKRLRNFLVVMVAIALSVALVLGLRTETTSASLAKLSNSSTPLEVAVSNGKPSLVEFYADWCTVCQKMAPDITQLETEYADKMNFVMLNVDNTKWLPEMLKYRVDGIPHFVFLSQQGETIAQAIGDQPRTIMASNLEALVTGSSLPYAQASGKVSKFSAPVAPTASQDDPRSHGSQVVN, encoded by the coding sequence ATGAGTACTGATTCACCTGTTAATTCTTCCGATAAGTCTGAATCTTCATTAGGGAAGCGTTTGAGAAACTTCTTAGTTGTAATGGTAGCGATCGCTCTTAGCGTTGCCCTCGTCTTAGGATTGCGAACTGAAACAACCTCAGCTTCCCTTGCCAAGTTAAGCAATTCGTCCACACCATTAGAAGTAGCCGTCAGCAACGGCAAACCATCTCTAGTAGAGTTTTATGCTGATTGGTGTACTGTCTGTCAGAAAATGGCGCCAGATATCACTCAGCTAGAAACAGAGTATGCTGACAAGATGAATTTTGTCATGCTGAATGTGGATAATACCAAGTGGCTACCTGAAATGTTGAAATATCGGGTGGACGGGATTCCCCATTTTGTATTTTTAAGTCAGCAAGGGGAAACCATAGCTCAAGCGATCGGCGATCAACCCCGCACAATTATGGCTAGTAACTTAGAAGCTTTGGTTACTGGTTCGTCTCTTCCTTATGCTCAAGCTAGCGGGAAAGTTTCCAAATTTTCAGCCCCAGTAGCACCAACAGCTAGTCAAGATGATCCCCGCAGTCATGGCAGCCAGGTAGTAAATTAA
- a CDS encoding ribonuclease T2 family protein: MLTPGKFDFYVLTLSWSPDYCAKNGTRDPQQCGSGRKLGFVLHGLWPQYQTGYPANCSTQKLPSEVKQRFPNLYPSNKLYDHEWEKHGTCSGKTPAEYLGLSKNLKDAIAIPAAYNRPNKPLRTTITNFKNSFVSANNKITADGVAPFCSGSGRFLQEVFFCYSKNGEPGICSAEILKRSRKSCGQPDFLVRNVR; this comes from the coding sequence TTGCTGACTCCAGGTAAATTTGATTTTTATGTACTGACACTCTCCTGGTCGCCGGATTATTGTGCAAAAAATGGTACCCGTGACCCGCAGCAGTGCGGTTCTGGAAGGAAACTTGGTTTTGTATTACATGGTTTGTGGCCACAGTACCAAACTGGTTATCCTGCTAATTGTTCCACGCAAAAACTACCGTCGGAAGTAAAGCAACGGTTTCCCAATTTGTATCCTAGTAATAAACTTTACGATCATGAATGGGAAAAACATGGTACTTGTTCGGGGAAAACTCCTGCGGAATACTTGGGATTGAGTAAAAATTTAAAAGATGCGATCGCTATTCCCGCAGCTTATAATCGTCCCAATAAACCTTTGCGTACCACAATTACAAATTTTAAAAATTCATTTGTGAGTGCTAATAATAAAATTACTGCTGATGGTGTAGCACCTTTCTGTTCTGGTTCGGGAAGGTTTTTACAAGAAGTCTTCTTTTGTTATTCCAAAAACGGTGAACCTGGTATTTGTAGTGCCGAGATTTTGAAGCGATCGCGAAAAAGTTGTGGTCAACCAGATTTCTTAGTGAGAAATGTTAGATAA